A portion of the Malania oleifera isolate guangnan ecotype guangnan chromosome 3, ASM2987363v1, whole genome shotgun sequence genome contains these proteins:
- the LOC131150178 gene encoding AP-5 complex subunit mu isoform X4, protein MTGCSIRALWILNNLDSVVFSRRFSVVEKRWRAACKNENDGFSEDDLSCTLLPYLPTDSEIAAAFAERKKREGSVRGFGIRVRQSIEGSDSWVDDPITRHIVSVYVKEEEEEEEEVEREEKRDKHLLWPLILHIKGHFCILVLPLVEPQHLKAYTRLCRRSDCGNSVGGDGSLSSLLLDLPSITGYCTPLDLSYSNISAIKANGFSSLDLPPPDLKQPAWKPYLYKGKQKMLFTIQETVHAAMYDRDEIPDTISISGQINCRAELEGLPDVSFPLAGLNSARIEVLSFHPCAQVPEQGVDRQAVMFSPPLGNFVLMHYQAFCSVGPPIKGFYQLSMVSEDEGAFLFKLCLMEGYKAPLAMEFCTVVMPFPRRRVVSFDGTPSIGTVSTTERSVEWKIITSGRVVGKSIEATFPGTVRFAPWQNQRLQSSRSVFGGIADEDSDIESASANSVVNVEEFLMEKMSKDLPSVDLEEPFNWQAYNYAKVSFKIVGASLSGASIDSKFVSIYPTVKAPVEFSTQVSSGDYILWNTLGKCPFAATTKVRG, encoded by the exons atgACTGGATGCAGCATTAGAGCTCTCTGGATCCTCAACAATCTCGACTCCGTCGTCTTCTCCAG GAGATTCTCGGTTGTTGAGAAGCGGTGGCGCGCAGCTTGCAAGAATGAGAACGACGGCTTTAGCGAGGACGATTTAAGCTGCACTCTTTTGCCTTATCTTCCTACCGACTCTGAAATAGCCGCTGCTTTTGCGGAGAGAAAGAAGAG GGAGGGGTCTGTGCGTGGATTTGGCATACGTGTCCGCCAATCAATAGAAGGATCGGATTCCTGGGTTGATGACCCAATTACACGTCATATTGTAAGTGTTTatgttaaagaagaagaagaagaagaagaagaagtagaaagagaagaaaaaagagaTAAACACCTGTTATGGCCGCTAATTCTGCATATAAAAGGTCATTTTTGCATTCTTGTGTTGCCTTTAGTAGAACCACAACATCTAAAAGCATATACAAGACTATGTAGAAGATCTGATTGTGGAAATTCTGTTGGAGGGGATGGAAGCTTATCTTCCCTCTTGCTTGATCTTCCGTCCATCACAGGGTATT GTACACCTTTGGACCTCAGCTACTCCAATATTTCTGCTATTAAGGCTAATGGCTTTTCTTCATTAGATTTGCCTCCTCCTGACCTCAAGCAACCAGCATGGAAGCCATATCTCTACAAAGGAAAGCAGAAAATGCTGTTTACAATCCAAGAGACAGTTCATGCTGCAATGTATGACCGGGATGAGATTCCAGATACTATTTCAATATCGGGTCAAATAAACTGTCGAGCAGAACTGGAAGGATTGCCAGATGTGTCATTCCCCTTGGCAGGGTTGAATTCTGCTCGAATTGAGGTTTTATCTTTCCATCCTTGTGCTCAAGTTCCTGAACAAGGTGTGGATAGGCAGGCTGTGATGTTTTCACCTCCACTAGGTAATTTTGTTTTAATGCATTATCAAGCATTCTGCAGTGTTGGACCTCCAATAAAGGGCTTTTACCAGCTGTCAATGGTATCAGAAGATGAAGGTGCTTTTTTATTCAAGTTGTGCCTAATGGAAGGTTATAAGGCTCCTCTAGCGATGGAATTCTGTACTGTGGTCATGCCTTTTCCTAGGAGAAGGGTGGTGTCTTTTGATGGGACTCCATCTATTGGAACAGTTTCAACGACAGAGCGCTCTGTAGAATGGAAAATTATAACTAGTGGACGAGTAGTGGGGAAAAGTATTGAAGCAACTTTCCCTGGAACAGTTAGGTTTGCACCATGGCAAAACCAAAGGTTACAATCCTCTAGATCAGTATTTGGAGGTATAGCTGACGAAGATAGTGATATTGAATCAGCGAGTGCAAATAGCGTGGTAAATGTGGAGGAGTTCTTAATGGAGAAAATGAGCAAGGACCTTCCATCAGTGGATTTGGAGGAGCCATTTAATTGGCAAGCATATAATTATGCAAAA GTGTCTTTCAAGATTGTCGGGGCATCATTATCTGGAGCTTCAATTGATTCTAAATTT GTTAGCATTTATCCAACTGTTAAAGCACCTGTGGAGTTTTCAACTCAG GTATCTTCTGGGGATTATATCTTGTGGAATACACTGGGGAAATGCCCCTTCGCTGCCACCACAAAAGTTCGGGGGTGA
- the LOC131150179 gene encoding probable galacturonosyltransferase-like 4 has protein sequence MAFWSSSPRLPLLLGLLSLLLLHPITTTTSSANGLRIIKTVVRRPSSSPPHIPPFREAPAFRNGDACPSNDADRIHITMTLDANYLRGTVAAVLSILQHSTCPENISFHFISSEFLPEILSSLKSTFPYLNFNVYPFDSNRVRKKISRSIRLALDQPLNYARIYLADVIPAEVGRVIYLDSDLVVVDDIRKLWDVELGDKVVAAPEYCQANFTNYFTGAFWADPKLTRTLEGRKPCYFNTGVMVMDVYKWRREGYTQKVEEWMEVQKHKRIYHLGSLPPFLLVLGGNIKAVDHRWNQHGLGGDNFEGKCRSLHPGPISLLHWSGKGKPWLRLESRKPCAVDHLWAPYDLYRSSRVTLEE, from the coding sequence ATGGCCTTCTGGAGCTCATCCCCCCGTCTCCCACTCCTCCTTGGCCTCCTGTCTCTCCTCCTTCTCCACCCTATCACCACCACCACCTCTTCCGCCAATGGCCTCCGCATCATCAAGACCGTCGTCCGCCGCCCCTCCTCCTCACCCCCACACATCCCCCCCTTCCGCGAAGCTCCCGCCTTCCGCAACGGCGACGCCTGCCCGTCCAACGACGCCGACCGCATCCACATCACCATGACCCTCGACGCGAACTACCTCCGAGGCACCGTTGCAGCCGTGCTTTCCATCCTTCAGCACTCCACATGCCCGGAAAACATCtcattccatttcatttcttcCGAGTTTCTGCCGGAGATCCTGTCCAGCCTCAAGTCCAcgttcccttacctcaacttcaACGTCTACCCCTTCGACTCGAACCGGGTGCGGAAGAAGATCTCCCGGTCCATTCGACTAGCTCTGGATCAACCCTTGAACTACGCCAGAATTTATCTAGCAGACGTTATCCCGGCGGAGGTGGGAAGGGTTATATATTTGGATTCGGACCTCGTTGTGGTGGACGACATACGGAAGCTGTGGGATGTGGAATTGGGAGACAAGGTGGTGGCTGCGCCGGAATACTGCCAAGCAAATTTCACCAACTACTTCACGGGAGCGTTTTGGGCAGACCCGAAATTGACGAGAACGTTGGAAGGGCGGAAGCCGTGTTATTTCAACACGGGAGTGATGGTGATGGATGTGTATAAATGGAGGAGAGAAGGGTATACACAGAAGGTGGAGGAGTGGATGGAAGTGCAGAAGCACAAGAGGATATATCACTTGGGGTCATTGCCACCATTCTTGCTGGTTTTGGGTGGGAACATTAAGGCAGTGGATCACAGATGGAACCAGCACGGGTTGGGCGGTGACAACTTTGAAGGGAAGTGTAGGAGCCTTCATCCAGGGCCCATAAGCCTTCTCCATTGGAGTGGGAAGGGGAAGCCATGGTTGAGGTTAGAGTCTAGGAAGCCATGTGCCGTCGATCATTTATGGGCGCCCTACGATCTCTACCGTTCGTCCAGAGTGACATTGGAAGAATGA
- the LOC131150178 gene encoding AP-5 complex subunit mu isoform X3 yields the protein MTGCSIRALWILNNLDSVVFSRRFSVVEKRWRAACKNENDGFSEDDLSCTLLPYLPTDSEIAAAFAERKKREGSVRGFGIRVRQSIEGSDSWVDDPITRHIVSVYVKEEEEEEEEVEREEKRDKHLLWPLILHIKGHFCILVLPLVEPQHLKAYTRLCRRSDCGNSVGGDGSLSSLLLDLPSITGYCTPLDLSYSNISAIKANGFSSLDLPPPDLKQPAWKPYLYKGKQKMLFTIQETVHAAMYDRDEIPDTISISGQINCRAELEGLPDVSFPLAGLNSARIEVLSFHPCAQVPEQGVDRQAVMFSPPLGNFVLMHYQAFCSVGPPIKGFYQLSMVSEDEGAFLFKLCLMEGYKAPLAMEFCTVVMPFPRRRVVSFDGTPSIGTVSTTERSVEWKIITSGRVVGKSIEATFPGTVRFAPWQNQRLQSSRSVFGGIADEDSDIESASANSVVNVEEFLMEKMSKDLPSVDLEEPFNWQAYNYAKVSFKIVGASLSGASIDSKFVSIYPTVKAPVEFSTQVCMPFDKKKKSRKKPKKVHPSAMFPTLERERGKERSLLQSTLLHPSP from the exons atgACTGGATGCAGCATTAGAGCTCTCTGGATCCTCAACAATCTCGACTCCGTCGTCTTCTCCAG GAGATTCTCGGTTGTTGAGAAGCGGTGGCGCGCAGCTTGCAAGAATGAGAACGACGGCTTTAGCGAGGACGATTTAAGCTGCACTCTTTTGCCTTATCTTCCTACCGACTCTGAAATAGCCGCTGCTTTTGCGGAGAGAAAGAAGAG GGAGGGGTCTGTGCGTGGATTTGGCATACGTGTCCGCCAATCAATAGAAGGATCGGATTCCTGGGTTGATGACCCAATTACACGTCATATTGTAAGTGTTTatgttaaagaagaagaagaagaagaagaagaagtagaaagagaagaaaaaagagaTAAACACCTGTTATGGCCGCTAATTCTGCATATAAAAGGTCATTTTTGCATTCTTGTGTTGCCTTTAGTAGAACCACAACATCTAAAAGCATATACAAGACTATGTAGAAGATCTGATTGTGGAAATTCTGTTGGAGGGGATGGAAGCTTATCTTCCCTCTTGCTTGATCTTCCGTCCATCACAGGGTATT GTACACCTTTGGACCTCAGCTACTCCAATATTTCTGCTATTAAGGCTAATGGCTTTTCTTCATTAGATTTGCCTCCTCCTGACCTCAAGCAACCAGCATGGAAGCCATATCTCTACAAAGGAAAGCAGAAAATGCTGTTTACAATCCAAGAGACAGTTCATGCTGCAATGTATGACCGGGATGAGATTCCAGATACTATTTCAATATCGGGTCAAATAAACTGTCGAGCAGAACTGGAAGGATTGCCAGATGTGTCATTCCCCTTGGCAGGGTTGAATTCTGCTCGAATTGAGGTTTTATCTTTCCATCCTTGTGCTCAAGTTCCTGAACAAGGTGTGGATAGGCAGGCTGTGATGTTTTCACCTCCACTAGGTAATTTTGTTTTAATGCATTATCAAGCATTCTGCAGTGTTGGACCTCCAATAAAGGGCTTTTACCAGCTGTCAATGGTATCAGAAGATGAAGGTGCTTTTTTATTCAAGTTGTGCCTAATGGAAGGTTATAAGGCTCCTCTAGCGATGGAATTCTGTACTGTGGTCATGCCTTTTCCTAGGAGAAGGGTGGTGTCTTTTGATGGGACTCCATCTATTGGAACAGTTTCAACGACAGAGCGCTCTGTAGAATGGAAAATTATAACTAGTGGACGAGTAGTGGGGAAAAGTATTGAAGCAACTTTCCCTGGAACAGTTAGGTTTGCACCATGGCAAAACCAAAGGTTACAATCCTCTAGATCAGTATTTGGAGGTATAGCTGACGAAGATAGTGATATTGAATCAGCGAGTGCAAATAGCGTGGTAAATGTGGAGGAGTTCTTAATGGAGAAAATGAGCAAGGACCTTCCATCAGTGGATTTGGAGGAGCCATTTAATTGGCAAGCATATAATTATGCAAAA GTGTCTTTCAAGATTGTCGGGGCATCATTATCTGGAGCTTCAATTGATTCTAAATTT GTTAGCATTTATCCAACTGTTAAAGCACCTGTGGAGTTTTCAACTCAGGTATGTATGCCCTTTGATAAGAAGAAAAAATCAAGAAAGAAGCCAAAGAAAGTCCATCCGTCAGCAATGTTTCCAActttagagagggagagagggaaagagagatcTCTTTTACAATCTACTCTGCTCCATCCATCCCCTTAA
- the LOC131150178 gene encoding AP-5 complex subunit mu isoform X2: MTGCSIRALWILNNLDSVVFSRRFSVVEKRWRAACKNENDGFSEDDLSCTLLPYLPTDSEIAAAFAERKKREGSVRGFGIRVRQSIEGSDSWVDDPITRHIVSVYVKEEEEEEEEVEREEKRDKHLLWPLILHIKGHFCILVLPLVEPQHLKAYTRLCRRSDCGNSVGGDGSLSSLLLDLPSITGAFMVAHAIGDVIMGNVAEPEVIVSASPSVGGLFDSLTGSMGISARAKPVAAPVAASAASSTAGIGTGVSDAPKIGLRPLDRDVLRSFISSSMPFGTPLDLSYSNISAIKANGFSSLDLPPPDLKQPAWKPYLYKGKQKMLFTIQETVHAAMYDRDEIPDTISISGQINCRAELEGLPDVSFPLAGLNSARIEVLSFHPCAQVPEQGVDRQAVMFSPPLGNFVLMHYQAFCSVGPPIKGFYQLSMVSEDEGAFLFKLCLMEGYKAPLAMEFCTVVMPFPRRRVVSFDGTPSIGTVSTTERSVEWKIITSGRVVGKSIEATFPGTVRFAPWQNQRLQSSRSVFGGIADEDSDIESASANSVVNVEEFLMEKMSKDLPSVDLEEPFNWQAYNYAKVSFKIVGASLSGASIDSKFVSIYPTVKAPVEFSTQVSSGDYILWNTLGKCPFAATTKVRG; the protein is encoded by the exons atgACTGGATGCAGCATTAGAGCTCTCTGGATCCTCAACAATCTCGACTCCGTCGTCTTCTCCAG GAGATTCTCGGTTGTTGAGAAGCGGTGGCGCGCAGCTTGCAAGAATGAGAACGACGGCTTTAGCGAGGACGATTTAAGCTGCACTCTTTTGCCTTATCTTCCTACCGACTCTGAAATAGCCGCTGCTTTTGCGGAGAGAAAGAAGAG GGAGGGGTCTGTGCGTGGATTTGGCATACGTGTCCGCCAATCAATAGAAGGATCGGATTCCTGGGTTGATGACCCAATTACACGTCATATTGTAAGTGTTTatgttaaagaagaagaagaagaagaagaagaagtagaaagagaagaaaaaagagaTAAACACCTGTTATGGCCGCTAATTCTGCATATAAAAGGTCATTTTTGCATTCTTGTGTTGCCTTTAGTAGAACCACAACATCTAAAAGCATATACAAGACTATGTAGAAGATCTGATTGTGGAAATTCTGTTGGAGGGGATGGAAGCTTATCTTCCCTCTTGCTTGATCTTCCGTCCATCACAGG GGCATTTATGGTGGCTCATGCTATTGGTGATGTCATTATGGGCAATGTGGCAGAACCTGAGGTTATTGTGAGTGCTTCTCCATCTGTTGGTGGGTTGTTTGATTCACTTACTGGTAGCATGGGCATCTCTGCTAGGGCAAAGCCTGTTGCTGCACCTGTTGCAGCCTCTGCTGCTTCGAGCACAGCTGGGATTGGAACCGGTGTATCAGATGCCCCAAAGATTGGATTGAGACCCCTGGATAGGGATGTGCTTCGATCTTTTATCAGTAGCTCAATGCCCTTTG GTACACCTTTGGACCTCAGCTACTCCAATATTTCTGCTATTAAGGCTAATGGCTTTTCTTCATTAGATTTGCCTCCTCCTGACCTCAAGCAACCAGCATGGAAGCCATATCTCTACAAAGGAAAGCAGAAAATGCTGTTTACAATCCAAGAGACAGTTCATGCTGCAATGTATGACCGGGATGAGATTCCAGATACTATTTCAATATCGGGTCAAATAAACTGTCGAGCAGAACTGGAAGGATTGCCAGATGTGTCATTCCCCTTGGCAGGGTTGAATTCTGCTCGAATTGAGGTTTTATCTTTCCATCCTTGTGCTCAAGTTCCTGAACAAGGTGTGGATAGGCAGGCTGTGATGTTTTCACCTCCACTAGGTAATTTTGTTTTAATGCATTATCAAGCATTCTGCAGTGTTGGACCTCCAATAAAGGGCTTTTACCAGCTGTCAATGGTATCAGAAGATGAAGGTGCTTTTTTATTCAAGTTGTGCCTAATGGAAGGTTATAAGGCTCCTCTAGCGATGGAATTCTGTACTGTGGTCATGCCTTTTCCTAGGAGAAGGGTGGTGTCTTTTGATGGGACTCCATCTATTGGAACAGTTTCAACGACAGAGCGCTCTGTAGAATGGAAAATTATAACTAGTGGACGAGTAGTGGGGAAAAGTATTGAAGCAACTTTCCCTGGAACAGTTAGGTTTGCACCATGGCAAAACCAAAGGTTACAATCCTCTAGATCAGTATTTGGAGGTATAGCTGACGAAGATAGTGATATTGAATCAGCGAGTGCAAATAGCGTGGTAAATGTGGAGGAGTTCTTAATGGAGAAAATGAGCAAGGACCTTCCATCAGTGGATTTGGAGGAGCCATTTAATTGGCAAGCATATAATTATGCAAAA GTGTCTTTCAAGATTGTCGGGGCATCATTATCTGGAGCTTCAATTGATTCTAAATTT GTTAGCATTTATCCAACTGTTAAAGCACCTGTGGAGTTTTCAACTCAG GTATCTTCTGGGGATTATATCTTGTGGAATACACTGGGGAAATGCCCCTTCGCTGCCACCACAAAAGTTCGGGGGTGA
- the LOC131150178 gene encoding AP-5 complex subunit mu isoform X1, with protein sequence MTGCSIRALWILNNLDSVVFSRRFSVVEKRWRAACKNENDGFSEDDLSCTLLPYLPTDSEIAAAFAERKKREGSVRGFGIRVRQSIEGSDSWVDDPITRHIVSVYVKEEEEEEEEVEREEKRDKHLLWPLILHIKGHFCILVLPLVEPQHLKAYTRLCRRSDCGNSVGGDGSLSSLLLDLPSITGAFMVAHAIGDVIMGNVAEPEVIVSASPSVGGLFDSLTGSMGISARAKPVAAPVAASAASSTAGIGTGVSDAPKIGLRPLDRDVLRSFISSSMPFGTPLDLSYSNISAIKANGFSSLDLPPPDLKQPAWKPYLYKGKQKMLFTIQETVHAAMYDRDEIPDTISISGQINCRAELEGLPDVSFPLAGLNSARIEVLSFHPCAQVPEQGVDRQAVMFSPPLGNFVLMHYQAFCSVGPPIKGFYQLSMVSEDEGAFLFKLCLMEGYKAPLAMEFCTVVMPFPRRRVVSFDGTPSIGTVSTTERSVEWKIITSGRVVGKSIEATFPGTVRFAPWQNQRLQSSRSVFGGIADEDSDIESASANSVVNVEEFLMEKMSKDLPSVDLEEPFNWQAYNYAKVSFKIVGASLSGASIDSKFVSIYPTVKAPVEFSTQVCMPFDKKKKSRKKPKKVHPSAMFPTLERERGKERSLLQSTLLHPSP encoded by the exons atgACTGGATGCAGCATTAGAGCTCTCTGGATCCTCAACAATCTCGACTCCGTCGTCTTCTCCAG GAGATTCTCGGTTGTTGAGAAGCGGTGGCGCGCAGCTTGCAAGAATGAGAACGACGGCTTTAGCGAGGACGATTTAAGCTGCACTCTTTTGCCTTATCTTCCTACCGACTCTGAAATAGCCGCTGCTTTTGCGGAGAGAAAGAAGAG GGAGGGGTCTGTGCGTGGATTTGGCATACGTGTCCGCCAATCAATAGAAGGATCGGATTCCTGGGTTGATGACCCAATTACACGTCATATTGTAAGTGTTTatgttaaagaagaagaagaagaagaagaagaagtagaaagagaagaaaaaagagaTAAACACCTGTTATGGCCGCTAATTCTGCATATAAAAGGTCATTTTTGCATTCTTGTGTTGCCTTTAGTAGAACCACAACATCTAAAAGCATATACAAGACTATGTAGAAGATCTGATTGTGGAAATTCTGTTGGAGGGGATGGAAGCTTATCTTCCCTCTTGCTTGATCTTCCGTCCATCACAGG GGCATTTATGGTGGCTCATGCTATTGGTGATGTCATTATGGGCAATGTGGCAGAACCTGAGGTTATTGTGAGTGCTTCTCCATCTGTTGGTGGGTTGTTTGATTCACTTACTGGTAGCATGGGCATCTCTGCTAGGGCAAAGCCTGTTGCTGCACCTGTTGCAGCCTCTGCTGCTTCGAGCACAGCTGGGATTGGAACCGGTGTATCAGATGCCCCAAAGATTGGATTGAGACCCCTGGATAGGGATGTGCTTCGATCTTTTATCAGTAGCTCAATGCCCTTTG GTACACCTTTGGACCTCAGCTACTCCAATATTTCTGCTATTAAGGCTAATGGCTTTTCTTCATTAGATTTGCCTCCTCCTGACCTCAAGCAACCAGCATGGAAGCCATATCTCTACAAAGGAAAGCAGAAAATGCTGTTTACAATCCAAGAGACAGTTCATGCTGCAATGTATGACCGGGATGAGATTCCAGATACTATTTCAATATCGGGTCAAATAAACTGTCGAGCAGAACTGGAAGGATTGCCAGATGTGTCATTCCCCTTGGCAGGGTTGAATTCTGCTCGAATTGAGGTTTTATCTTTCCATCCTTGTGCTCAAGTTCCTGAACAAGGTGTGGATAGGCAGGCTGTGATGTTTTCACCTCCACTAGGTAATTTTGTTTTAATGCATTATCAAGCATTCTGCAGTGTTGGACCTCCAATAAAGGGCTTTTACCAGCTGTCAATGGTATCAGAAGATGAAGGTGCTTTTTTATTCAAGTTGTGCCTAATGGAAGGTTATAAGGCTCCTCTAGCGATGGAATTCTGTACTGTGGTCATGCCTTTTCCTAGGAGAAGGGTGGTGTCTTTTGATGGGACTCCATCTATTGGAACAGTTTCAACGACAGAGCGCTCTGTAGAATGGAAAATTATAACTAGTGGACGAGTAGTGGGGAAAAGTATTGAAGCAACTTTCCCTGGAACAGTTAGGTTTGCACCATGGCAAAACCAAAGGTTACAATCCTCTAGATCAGTATTTGGAGGTATAGCTGACGAAGATAGTGATATTGAATCAGCGAGTGCAAATAGCGTGGTAAATGTGGAGGAGTTCTTAATGGAGAAAATGAGCAAGGACCTTCCATCAGTGGATTTGGAGGAGCCATTTAATTGGCAAGCATATAATTATGCAAAA GTGTCTTTCAAGATTGTCGGGGCATCATTATCTGGAGCTTCAATTGATTCTAAATTT GTTAGCATTTATCCAACTGTTAAAGCACCTGTGGAGTTTTCAACTCAGGTATGTATGCCCTTTGATAAGAAGAAAAAATCAAGAAAGAAGCCAAAGAAAGTCCATCCGTCAGCAATGTTTCCAActttagagagggagagagggaaagagagatcTCTTTTACAATCTACTCTGCTCCATCCATCCCCTTAA